GGAGGGTCCGGTGCGCCTGGGACTGCCCCGCCCGGAGTGAGTCGCTATCATTACGCCATGACCCGCGGAGCGCCGGCGTGAGTCACGGCACGGTAGACCTCATCCTCTTCAGCCTATTGGCCCTCGCGGGAGCCGTCGTGCTCCGGCGCGGGTACAGGGTGCGCACCGAGCTGAACCGCCAGATCGCCCGGCTCGAGTCGCTGAACGAGATCGGGCGCGTCCTCCTCACCGACCGCAACATCCGTGGCGTCCTGCGCCACGTGGCCGAGAGCGCCGCGCAGCTGCTCGGCGCCGACATGGCCCACATCACGCTCACCACCGCCGATGCCACGCGCCTCGTGCTCGAGGCCGCGACCGGGCCGATCGCGCCCTTCGTCGGCTCGGCCGTCCCGCTCGAGGGGAGCATGGCCGGCTGGGTGATCCAGCACCCGCAGCCGCTGGTGCTGAACGACCCGGCGTCGGACGAACGGCACTTCCGGTCGGTGCACGAGCGCATCGCGCTGCGCCGCGCCATCATGCTGCCGCTGGTCGCGAAAGGGCGGTGCGTGGGCGCGCTCGGGGTTGACAACCCTCGCGACAACCGCTCCTTCGGGGACGGGGACGTCGAGGTCCTGCGCGACCTGGCCACCTACACCGCGCTGGTGCTCGAGAGCGTCCAGGCGGTGGAGGAGCTGGCGCAGCGCGAGCGCCGCGCCGCTCTCCTCAACGCCGTCAGCAGCCGCATCCGGCAGTCGCTCGATCTCCAGGTGATCCTGGATTCGGCGGTGCGGGAGCTGGGCACTGCGCTGGCGGTCTCCCGGTGCTTCGTGCGCCTAAGGCGTGGCAACGAGCTGATGGCTGTGTCGTCCGAGTGGCACGGGCCCGAGGTGGCCTCGGCGAGCGCCAAGGCCGACCCGGCGCTCGGGCTCCTCACCACGGCGGTGCGCGAGCGCAGTACGATCGAGACCTCGGATGCCCGCGCCGACGCGCGCCTGGGCGCCGCCACCGCCGAGCTCGACCAGGCGCTGGCGGTGCTCGTGACCCCTATCGTGCTGCGCGGAGAGGCGATCGGAGTCATCGCCTTCCACCAAGCGGGCGTGCCGCGGCTGTGGCGTGAGGGGGAGATCGGCCTCGTCGAGGAGGTCGCGAGCGAGCTGGCCATCGCCATCTCCAACTCGCGGCTCTACCGCTCGGTTGAAGAGGCGAGCCGCGAGCTGGCCACCAAAATCGAGGAGTTGGAGCGCGCCAACCGCATGAAGGCGCAGTTCCTCGCCAACATGTCGCACGAGTTGCGCACCCCGCTCAATTCGGTGATCGGCTTCTCCGAGATGCTCCTCATCGGCGCGCTGGGCCCGCTGACCCTCGAGCAGCGCGACTCGCTGGAGACGATCGCGCGAAACGGCCGCCACCTCCTGGGGCTCGTCAACGACATCCTGGACCTCTCGAAGGTCGAAGCCGGCCGGATGGACCTTCACCTCACGTCCACCGACGTGCGGTCGCTGGTGAACGACGTGCTGACGGGGATGGAGAGCCTGACCGTCGCCAAGGGACACCGCGTCCTGCTTCAGCTGGGCGAGGCGGACCTGATGGTCATGGCCGACGAGATGCGCGTCCGGCAGATCTTCTACAACCTCTTGGCCAACGCGGTGAAGTTCACGCCCCCGGGCGGCGAGATACGGATCCGTGCCGACCGCCGGCGCAGCGCCATGCCCGCGGGAAGGCGCAGGCGCAGAGGGGACCGGGCCGGGGAGGACGGCAACCAGGAGCGGGACGTCATCTGGGTCGCCGTCACCGACAGCGGGATCGGCATCACGCCGGAGGACCAGGCCCGGCTCTTCACCGAGTTCACTCAGGTGGACGCGTCGTACTCGCGCCGCTACGAGGGCACCGGTCTTGGCCTGGCCCTGTGCAAGCGGCTCGTGGACCTTCACTACGGGCGGCTCGGAGTGGAGTCGGTCAAGGGGAAAGGCAGTACGTTCTGGGTAGAGTTACCGGTGGAGGGACCGGGAGAAGCGAGGGCGTAGCCCTACACCCTCATCACCTGCTCCACGATCTCCGCCACGCGTTCCACCTCTCCCTCCCTCACCCGCACGCGCAGCACCCTTCTCCCTCTAGCCACCAGCGCCCCATGGTCACCCAAGGCCTGCGCGAGCTTCAGGCGGCCGAAGGTGAAGCCGGCACCGGGAACGGCCATGTCGCGCGCGTTCTCCGTCTCGATCTGCAGGAAAACGCCGTTGTCCGCACCGCCCTTGTGCAGCTGGCCGGTCGAGTGGAGGAACCGCGGGCCGTACCCCGCCGTGGTCGCGACGCCTCGCGCGGCGCCGATCGCGCGGCGCATGCGCGCCAACAGCGCGTGGTGCTCGGCCGTCGGCTGGACCCAGGCGAGCAGCGCCACGTAGTCGCGCTCGCGGATCAGCGACGCCCACTCGCGCAGCGCGCGCTCGAGGCCGCCCAAGCCGGCAGCCGGTTCCGGCGCGGCGCCGCCGGCCAGATCCTTCAGCACGTGCTCGGTGTTGGTCTTGCTCTCCGCCACGTTGGGCTGGTCGAAGGGGTTCAAGCCCATCCACGCGCCGGCCACCGCCGTCGCCACCTCCCACTGGAAGAACTCGGCGCCGAGGTCGAGTGGATCGCCCGCGTCGATCGTCACGAACGCGCGGTCCGCTCCTGCGCCGGCCCGCGCGCCGGCAGGCTCACCAACGATCGGGACCAGTCCCTTCCCGCCCTTCCCCGTGCTCTCCGCCACCAGCTGCTCCGCCCACACTCCGAACGAGTCGAACGTCGGCCCGCCGTCTATCGTGAGCTTGTCGCGCCCCGCCACCGAGGCCTCCGCGAAGAAGGCGCCGAGCGCCGGGCCCACCATCTCGGGACACGAGGCGCGGCCGGCGCACTTCTCCGCCATCGCCGCGGCGCGAGCCAGGACCTCGGCGATGTCCACGCCCATCAGCGCCGCCGGGACCAGGCCGAAGTAGCTGAGCGCGCTGAAGCGCCCGCCGATGTCCGGCGCGTTCTCGAACACCCGGCGGAATCCGCGTTCCCTGGCCAGCTTCGCGAGCGGCGTTCCGGGATCGGTTATCGCCGCGAACCGGCCGGGGCCTCCGCCCGTCCGCTCCCAGAAGTAGGCGAGCATCGCGTTCATCTCGATCGTCGTGCCGGACTTGCTGGAGACAAGGAAGAAGGTGCTGGCGACGTCGCCGGCCTCCTCGATGCGCAGGAGGGCCGAGGGATCCGTGGTGTCGAGGACGACCAGCGTGGGGAAGCTGTCGCGCGGGCCAAAGGTGCGGGCGAAGACCTCGGGGGCGAGACTCGACCCGCCCATGCCGAGCAACGCCACCCGCGTGAAGCCCACCTGTCGCACCTCGTCGGCGAAGGCGAGCAACTCGGTGACGCGCGCACCATAGACGCGCGGCGCGTCGAGCCACCCGAGCCACTCCGCGGCCTCGGGTACGACCCAGAGGGAAGGATCTCTCGCGTAGAGAGCGCTGACGACCCGGTCGCCGTCCGCGGACAGTCGCCGTTGGGCGGCACTCAGCAGCGGCGAGGAGGGCTCAGGAACGGGAAGCGGCGGCAAAACGCTCGCGCTTGGCCTCTACCGCGGCCAGCAGCGTGGTGAGGGAATCCTCGAACTTCTTCACGCCATCCACCACCAGTTGATCGGTGACGTCGCGCAGACTCACGCCGACCTCCGCCAGGGCCGCGGCGCTGGCACGCGCGGCGTCGAGATCCGTGTCGATGGTCCGCACCGGCCGGCCATGGTCGGCGAACGCCTTGATCGTCGCCGGCGGCATCGTGTTCACCGTGTCGGGGCCGATGAGCCCGTCCACGTACCTGACGTCGGAGTACGCCGGGTTCTTGGTGCCGGTGCTCGCCCACAGCGGCCGCTGGACCGCCGCGCCCTTCGCCATCAACTGCCGGAACCGCGCGTCCTCGAACACCCGCAGGAACGCCTGGTAGGCGATCTTCGTGTTGGCGACCGCCGCCGTCCCCAGCAGCGCCTCACACCGCGCCCGGTCGGCCCCCGCCGCGATCCGTGCCTGCAGCCGCTGGTCCACCTCCGTGTCCACCCGGCTCACGAAGAAGCTCGCTACCGACCGGATCGGGTCCACCGGCTGCGCCGCCGCCAGCCGTCGCTCGAGGCCCACGAGGTATGCCTCCATCACCCCCTCGTACCTCTCCACCGCGAAGAGCAGCGTGATGTTGATGTTGATCCCTTCGGCCGTCGCCTGCGCGATCGCCGGCAGGCCCTCGGCCGTGCCAGGGATCTTGATCATGACGTTCGGCCGGTCCACCGCCGCCCACAGCCGCCGCGCCTCCGCGATCGTGCCCGCCGGGTCGCGCGCCAGCCGGGGCGACACCTCGATCGACACGAAGCCGTCGTTCCCGCCCGCCATGTCGTAGATCGGCCGGAACTGGTCGCACGCCTCCCGGATGTCCTCGACGGCCAGCGCTTCGTAGATCTCCACCACGCTCCTGCCGGTCGCGGCCAGCTGCGCGATCACGTCGTCGTACGCGTCGCTCCCGCCGATGGCCTGCTCGAAGATGGTCGGGTTGCTCGTGGCCCCGCGCACCCCGCTCCGCTCGATGAGCTGCTTCAGCTCGCCCGAGCGCAGCATCGCGCGGTGCATGTAGTCGAGCCACACGCTCTGGCCGACGCGCTCCAAGGCCTGAAGCGTGCCGCCGGGATTCGAGAGACGCGCCATCCGGACCTCCTAGGTGAGCAGCGCGCGCGCGCGCGCCGCCACGTTCTCGGAAGTGAAGCCCAGCTCCTTGAAGATGCGCTCGAACGGGGCCGATGCGCCAAACCGCTCCAGACCCAGCACGTCACCTTCGGTCCCGACCCAGCGGTGCCAGCCGAACGTCTGCCCCGCTTCCACCGCCAGACGCTTCGTTACCGTCGGCGGGAGCACTGCGTCGCGCCAGTCCGCCGGTTGCCGCTGGAAGATCTCCAGGCTCGGCATGCTCACGACGCGCGTCGGGATCCCGTCCTGCTCCAGAAGCTCGCGCGCGCCGAGGCAAAGCGCCACCTCCGACCCCGTTCCGATCAGGAGGAGCTTCGGCGCGCCACCCGTCGCCTCGGCGAGGACATATCCGCCCTTCAGAACGCCGTCGGCGGAGGCGTACACGTCGCGATCGATGATCGGCACCTTCTGGCGGGTGAGCACCAGCGCGACCGGGCCGTTGCGGTGCTCAAGCGCGGCGCGCCACGCGATCGGCGTCTCGGTCGCGTCCGCGGGCCGGATCACCGTCATGCCGGGGATGGCGCGCAGCGACGCCAGCTGCTCGATGGGCTGGTGGGTCGGGCCGTCCTCACCCAGACCGACGCTGTCGTGCGTGAAAACGTAGATGACCGGTAGCTCCATGATGGACGCGAGGCGGATCGCCGGCCGCAGGTAGTCGGAGAAGATCAGGAAGGTGGCTCCGAAGGGCCGTACGCCCCGGTGCAGCGCCATCCCGTTGAGGATGCCGCCCATCCCGTGCTCGCGGATGCCGAAGTGCAAGTTGCGCGCCTCGTAGTGGTCCGCTGCGAAGTCGCCCGCGCCCTTCATGAGCGTGTTGGTCGAGGGCGCGAGGTCCGCCGAGCCGCCGACCAGTGTCGGCACCAGGGGTGCCAGCGCGTTGATCACCTTGGCCGAGGCCGCGCGCGTCGGCGTCGCACCGTCTTTCGCGGTGAACACCGGCAGCGCCCGCTCCCAGCCAGCGCGCAGTTCGCCTGCGAGGGCGGCCCGGAACTCGGCCGCGAGCGCCGGGTGAGCGCGCTCGTACCCGCGGAGCTTCCCGTCCCACTCCCGCACCCACGACGCCCCGCGCTCCCCGCACTCGCGGGTGTGGGCGGCTACCTCCTCAGGCACCAGGAAAGGCGGCTCCTCCGGCCACCCGTACCCCCGCTTCGTCGCCGCGATCTCGTCCTTGCCGAGCGGCGACCCATGCGCCTCGGCGGTGTCCTGCTTGTTAGGCGCACCCCAGGCGATGTGGGTGCGGACGACGATGAGTGACGGGCGAGATGACTCGGCTTTGGCGCGCCGCGTCGCCGCGTCGAGCGCCTCGAGGTCGTTGCCGTCCTCCACCCGCTGCACGTGCCAGTGGTAGCCCTCGAACCGCCGCGCCACGTCCTCGCTGAAGGCGAGGTTGGTGTCACCCTCGATGGTGATGTGGTTGTCGTCGTAGTAGTAGATGAGCTTGCCAAGCTTCAGGTGCCCCGCGATGGACG
Above is a window of Gemmatimonadales bacterium DNA encoding:
- a CDS encoding ATP-binding protein codes for the protein MSHGTVDLILFSLLALAGAVVLRRGYRVRTELNRQIARLESLNEIGRVLLTDRNIRGVLRHVAESAAQLLGADMAHITLTTADATRLVLEAATGPIAPFVGSAVPLEGSMAGWVIQHPQPLVLNDPASDERHFRSVHERIALRRAIMLPLVAKGRCVGALGVDNPRDNRSFGDGDVEVLRDLATYTALVLESVQAVEELAQRERRAALLNAVSSRIRQSLDLQVILDSAVRELGTALAVSRCFVRLRRGNELMAVSSEWHGPEVASASAKADPALGLLTTAVRERSTIETSDARADARLGAATAELDQALAVLVTPIVLRGEAIGVIAFHQAGVPRLWREGEIGLVEEVASELAIAISNSRLYRSVEEASRELATKIEELERANRMKAQFLANMSHELRTPLNSVIGFSEMLLIGALGPLTLEQRDSLETIARNGRHLLGLVNDILDLSKVEAGRMDLHLTSTDVRSLVNDVLTGMESLTVAKGHRVLLQLGEADLMVMADEMRVRQIFYNLLANAVKFTPPGGEIRIRADRRRSAMPAGRRRRRGDRAGEDGNQERDVIWVAVTDSGIGITPEDQARLFTEFTQVDASYSRRYEGTGLGLALCKRLVDLHYGRLGVESVKGKGSTFWVELPVEGPGEARA
- the tal gene encoding transaldolase, with the translated sequence MARLSNPGGTLQALERVGQSVWLDYMHRAMLRSGELKQLIERSGVRGATSNPTIFEQAIGGSDAYDDVIAQLAATGRSVVEIYEALAVEDIREACDQFRPIYDMAGGNDGFVSIEVSPRLARDPAGTIAEARRLWAAVDRPNVMIKIPGTAEGLPAIAQATAEGININITLLFAVERYEGVMEAYLVGLERRLAAAQPVDPIRSVASFFVSRVDTEVDQRLQARIAAGADRARCEALLGTAAVANTKIAYQAFLRVFEDARFRQLMAKGAAVQRPLWASTGTKNPAYSDVRYVDGLIGPDTVNTMPPATIKAFADHGRPVRTIDTDLDAARASAAALAEVGVSLRDVTDQLVVDGVKKFEDSLTTLLAAVEAKRERFAAASRS
- the tkt gene encoding transketolase, which encodes MTALPKAAARTDLDTLCINTVRTLAMDAVEKANSGHPGTPMALAPLAYLLYTRHLKHSPKHPDWPDRDRFVLSAGHASMLLYSILHLTGYDLSLDDLKNFRQWGSKTPGHPEHGLAPGVETTTGPLGQGFTNGVGMAIAEAHLAARFNRPGHEIVNHFTYAICSDGDLMEGVSHEASSIAGHLKLGKLIYYYDDNHITIEGDTNLAFSEDVARRFEGYHWHVQRVEDGNDLEALDAATRRAKAESSRPSLIVVRTHIAWGAPNKQDTAEAHGSPLGKDEIAATKRGYGWPEEPPFLVPEEVAAHTRECGERGASWVREWDGKLRGYERAHPALAAEFRAALAGELRAGWERALPVFTAKDGATPTRAASAKVINALAPLVPTLVGGSADLAPSTNTLMKGAGDFAADHYEARNLHFGIREHGMGGILNGMALHRGVRPFGATFLIFSDYLRPAIRLASIMELPVIYVFTHDSVGLGEDGPTHQPIEQLASLRAIPGMTVIRPADATETPIAWRAALEHRNGPVALVLTRQKVPIIDRDVYASADGVLKGGYVLAEATGGAPKLLLIGTGSEVALCLGARELLEQDGIPTRVVSMPSLEIFQRQPADWRDAVLPPTVTKRLAVEAGQTFGWHRWVGTEGDVLGLERFGASAPFERIFKELGFTSENVAARARALLT